The DNA sequence CCGTGTATTATGAATTTGGGATGTACTTACAAGGTTAGTTGAAGATGGTGAAGAGCATTTCGTATCAAAATTGGAACCTGTTGAGTGATTGCAATCGAAATATGGTTGAGAAACAGAACCTCTTTTGACTATCGACTGTACCAACTAGTTATGAAATTGCACCAACAGCCTTGACTCTTGTCCTAGCTTGCCAGGGAGCTAGATTTGCCTCGAATTTTTGTCTCATTTCTTCAGCTTTTCTCAAACTAGCTTTATGCTCTTTCTGAGTTTCATGAGCTTCTTGTGGATCATTGTTAGTGCCCTTTTCCGCATCATTCACTAGCCAAGTAAATGTAAGAAGCTTGAAGTTGCATTGTTGTTTTGGGTTTTGGTGAATGAATTTGATGCCTTGTGAGATTGCCATATTTTTCGTAAAGGCTGTTCTGTGATGTTGGTGTAGTTGTTTGCTTCTTGCCCTTTTCTTTAGGTGCACCCTTCATTTTCCTTCTCATGTATTGGGTTGGCCGAAATGAGCACAGAGCATCCTAGCTAAAAGCATAAAGATTGTTGTCAATTCTTCTTTGAGTTTCTGCATCAGTACTCCATGAATTGTAATGGACAACTGATAACTGCTCTGCCGACTTCAGAGTAAAGCCGGTTCTCTGGTTGACATATGGCTAATGGATAAGGCTAgtattcatataaaaaaaatgctactCATAGTAATAGGATGGATATATTTTGGACAAAAAGATAGTCTTGCTTGTAGATCAGTTTATCGTTACAAAGTTTTACTTCTTCTGTGAGCATCGTCTTtcattaattagtagtactttCTGAATCAGGACACCCTTCAATTATTAATGGTTTTCTTTTGTTACATTTCATGATAGGAAAGGATCACAGGAGAACTCGAGTAGCAAATGCGTATTTCTCCCTATTTATGGCTATTGGCAATATACTTGGATATGCAGCTGGTTCCTTCAGTGGCTGGTTCAAGATATTCCCTTTTACACTCACTTCAGCTTGCAACGTCAGCTGTGCTAATCTGAAGGCAGCATTCATTATTGatgttatatttattgtaGTAACTACATGCATAAGCCTGACAGCTGCTCAAGAACAGCCCTTAACGTCTCTCAATGGTTCTGCCCAAGAAGGTTCTCACGAGCGTGAAGCTTTACTCTGGGAACTCTTTGGAACATTTAGATATCTACCTGGTACGGTTTGGGTCATCCTTCTTGTTACTGCTCTAACCTGGATCGGGTGGTTTCCATTTATTCTTTTCGATACGGATTGGATGGGACGTGAGATATATGGTGGGGAGCCTAATGATGGGAAGAATTACGACCAGGGTGTTAGAATGGGTTCGCTTGGCTTGATGTTGAACTCAGTGGTCCTTGGGCTCACATCTGTGTTCATGGAAAAGCTTTGCCGGAGATGGGGTGCTGGATTCACATGGGGACTTTCGAACGTCCTCATGGCTCTTACATTTGTAGCGATGCTTATCATCGGTGCTATCAGGAGTAATATGGATCTCAACGGTGGTCCTCCTCCAGATGGTATTGTGGTAGCTGCCCTACTAGCTTTTACATTTCTTGGTGCTCCGTTGGCAGTAAGTTACTATATTCTTTATGAAGTTTCTGCAATATGTTCGCGAATGCTTATCTGCCTTACAATTGATCTCATTATTCTAAAAATTACTTAGTGAGATACTGAGATTAGTAACACTACTCATATGCATCATCTAGTTTCTTTCTATTGCTTTACTTGTGGAAATTGGGACCCGAATTTTCTTTAACCTTAGATATTTGCTATACTAATTTCTGATGTGTAATTTATTTGCAGATGACATATAGTGTTCCATATGCATTGGTATCTACACGAATTGAAGCACTAGGCCTTGGTCAAGGTTGGTAAATCATGATCTAGATGACTGGATCTTGCTAGTTGGATGTCACTTTTGAGAAATGATTTCGATCTTGCAGGGTTATCCATGGGTGTTCTGAACATGGCAATTGTAATCCCACAGGTATAGACTGCTCTCGTGTagttcaataattaaaatttttggctTCGGTCGAAGTTGAATGTGATCAATCACATTAATAGAGATAACCatacaaaaacaaacatatagAACAAAAAAATGGGTATTGTGATTCTGTTATGTGTAAGTTTTCTTGAACAAATGGTTATTCCTTTTTCGTGTAAAACCATTCCTCTTCAGTGATTTTACTGTTTCATTCTATGCTTTTGACTATGGAATATCTGTTtctgtttaattttttcatgtgGCAATTACAATGAGAAGTGCATGTGACGTGATACTTCTCTATCTGTAGAAACTCACTAGTTCCAATTTTGAGAACAGATGGTCGTGTCCCTGGGATCCGGTCCATGGGATCAACTCTTTGGTGGCGGCAACGCCCCAGCCATAGCTGTTGGAGCAATCGCTGCATTAACTGGAGGGCTTATAGCCATCTTGGCGATTCCCAGAACAAGAGTTGAAAAACCGAGGATCCACCTCTAGGTATCAGCCACTCCCGAGTTTAGAATGTGTTCTGGTTTTGAATGATTCTGCGGATACGAATGCATGGTTTTGGATTCATACTGTATAGGGGACCTGTCTTACACTTTGTCTAAGAATCGGAccatggattcaagaaataGCTTCTGAAGAAAATGCCATTAGGGGTATGTGTGAAGCTTCTGCCGTAGCGAGCACTGAACACTCTTATTTGGATTTACGTTTTCCCACGTTTTGAATTAAGAAGGCACGAAGGGACACTCTTATTAGTGAAGTTTTGTTGTCATGTAACagattgatatatttatgtcTGGCGAGACCGGTATCAGAACATCATTGTTCTTAGCCTCGACCGATGTAAATAGCAGCAGAGGAACCCGGTGTCGTTGGAGTACAGAACTGAATGATGTAATTGTGAAGAATAAATTTCTTCAGTGATCTCCTTATGTTCATGTCTTTGTTGTTGTTGGAGAAGTCGTGTGTGTTTGATGTTATTACCATGGCTGCAATTGTAGTAAGTGAATAATGAGGAATTTATTGGAATAAAATACTATGTTTTGTGTGTGGGGTTTATTGGAATTTATGCAGCACTGAAACCattttttgaaacttattTGCTGTTTCTttctaaacaaaataaaattaccaattttcgatttttttttttctgtttattgACGTGGTGAAAACAACTATGAGAGAAGACACCAACATGACCTGGGTGGTTCAAACTCTTTGGATCTTACCAAAAACTTCATTAATATAAGTACatcaacacaaataaatagtaatcggaaaattgtataaaatgatGGCGAATTGAAAATGACTATTAATCGGAAAattgtactataaaataatggccaattgaaaatcattattaattctCCTTTGATAAAAAAGGAGCACTATTAAACAGGAGCATTAAACCCACGATATAACACACTAACATgacataaaatcatgtgccgaaaactaaatgtttcatatttattgggacgtaTTAAAcaggaaacaaaaaaattaaaaaataaagggcCCAACCGGGTTCGAACCGGTGACCTATTGATCTGCAGTCAATTGCTCTACCACTGAGCTATGGACCCTACATGCACaacatttcaaataaatttaaacataataCATCCATcgtaatgaaatatgaataattaattacatacATTGGAcacattctaatttatatcACTTGTGTTCGTTTGTTCGTATAATCTTGTGTTGATTAACAAATCACGAAATCTAACACATCTTAAACTTGGATCTTGTTAGATTCTGTAATAAAAGCTGTTGAAAAACTTCCACAGTTGGAAGCACTGTGTATTTGTATTGCACCTAAACATTGGCAATTCTTTACCACAATTGAATCATATGATGATTCCAGTGATGATGATTCTAGTGAAGGATTCAGTCGGAATGCTCTTGCAATCGgtacaagttttaaaaaaacgaaaaagaaagatagtttattactaataattcaGTGGAGTGTGTGGTTCACTTATCTAAAATGGGATTTTAAATCTTGGACatcctaaaatgataaaaatacaTATGATTAAAATCATACTTCGGTAATTCACCAAGAAAAGCAATGCATAGAGTTGTTAACCGGAACTTGTCATCTATTGGCAAGAATATTAAGTATGACAATATCTTCTACATACAAACTATTGCATAATGAATTTGTCAGGATTGCCAATATCTTCTACATACAAACTATGAGATCAACATAAGGGCTTGTCCCATTCCCTTCTCCAATAATGGCATGTCCACTTCGATTAGCTATTGGGAAGACTACATGTAGACAGCGATATCATGAATGTCGGTACAGCAGCTGACCTAGGTCCCGTCTTATGGCATAGACAGCGATATCAGTAGATCACGCGACCTTGGTGATTTCTATGGCATTAGTGACCGTCCAATTGCAACGTATGCATCCTGACTTGCGAAATAAGtgttaaaaaagaagaatcagTATAAACGTTCACTCTGGCTCCTCGTGTATACTGACGACACAAGACACAATATTTCGATACATGCACTTATTCACCAAtgctttttttgtttcattaaaatCCTAGATTATCAACTTTATTGTAGGCACTTGATAGTAAGGACAGAAGATGAAGCCTACAATTAATTACCTGGACATTGTTTGATGAATTTCGTTCTATGTTTCTCCATCGTCAGATCCATTGAGTTCGTCGTCATCATCTATATCGTCAATTGGAATATCTTCACTACCAAAGGATTCTGCAGTAGTACTGGATTAAATTAGAACTGTTGAAAGCATTTATGATGTCATGACTCATACTCACTGTAGTTTGTCACAGTGATTTATATGCAAGTTAAGTAGACTGACGAGAAAATTTAAGCCAAGCATCATTTTTAGAAGTTACTTACCTTTCGAAAGAAGTGATCCAGAACTTTGAGGTAGCTCCCGTGATTCAGAATAAGCGTCGAGGCAATATTGAAGTCCTAGCAACTCTAAGAAAGCTTCGGTTTGAGGGTTCCGACAATGTCCtgcattaaaaagaaaatcaaaacatcATAATCAAAACCATTCCAATGTACAGAACTCTTCTGTGCCTAAAATACAATCTGGAAATAGTAGAATTTAGCCATTTGAGATATGTTCAATCTTCAATCCGTGGTTGTAGAAAATACTCGATTACTTAGTTTTCTCATCAGTAAAGCCATATCAAAGGAAAGCCGAGAAAACTAGGGTTGACATGATGTCAATAgtttcactaaaaaaaaggTTGCCTTATTTTTGACCTGGTATCTAAATAATTGCGTcgattatataatatattctgAATCAAAACATATGACTGAGGTATGGTTAAATGATGCCCTGATTGTCACTATCAATGTAGTGTTGTTCTAACCAATAATATGAAACTtaattgagagagaagaagtgGCAACAGGCCTTTCTTGTAGAGGCAACACTCACCAGAGGGGAAATTGCTAGCAACAGACTGATGTGGATTATGGCAAGGTGCAGTTCGAACAAACTCAAAGGGTGTGCTCCCTCGCATTTGCAGCTTATTCTTAACAAACTGACGGCACTCTTCCATGTTGAGTTTAGCGTCACTATGGAGTTAAAGAtgaccaattttaaattaaaaaatctggctaaagtattttttatgaggAAACCAATGTACTAACCTAAAATTTGCACGCCTTCTAGTCCTAGGGAAGATTGGGTTGAACTTCTTTGTGATTGCAAGCCATTCTTCATCATAGTGGAGTTCATAAGGCCCTGGCTCTGATTCTATTTCAAAAATCTGTAACATTTAAAGAGTTAGCCGAGCAAATACTTCAATAATTTTCGTGAGAAAAAAGGGACAAGTAACAACCTGCAAAAAGTTTCTTCCAGGGAGGCACTTATCAAGGGCAAGAAATTTTGTTATAGAGCCACCATCGCCATGTTGAACCAGAGCAGGAAATTTGCAGTGTAGATGTGCGGAGAACCAGTAAGAAGGCCTCAATTTAGCCATCAAATCTGCGGCAGCTTGACTTCCCAATGTCCCTTCCGCAATCTGGATAACAAGTTTTAGATTTAAAGTAGAAATGATTGTGCAGATAAAGATGATCTTAGTCCTAAGTCAATCCTATACAAAGCACACCAATTTGGGAACAGAAAGAATCTTTGAAAATGTTTCCAAAGGACATAATGCATTTTGTAAGTTCGGCCACCACcatcaaaatatacttaaCTATAGCTATAGGTTGAATCTAAACCGCAGTACAAAAGACAATCTTCCCTTCATATTCAGAACCCAAGGATCCAGTACAAATTGAGATTTATATTTGACAACATGGGAAAACCTAATgattgggggggggggggggaagGATATTACACCCAACCTTAGAAATTTGAAGGCATTTACAAGCACT is a window from the Salvia hispanica cultivar TCC Black 2014 chromosome 1, UniMelb_Shisp_WGS_1.0, whole genome shotgun sequence genome containing:
- the LOC125201531 gene encoding sucrose transport protein SUC4, yielding MPTPPPPRATTPSQNTPLLRGPAPARPARVKLRTLLRVASVSCGIQFGWALQLSLLTPYVQELGIPHAWASIIWLCGPISGLFVQPLVGQLSDRCASRFGRRRPFIVAGAVSIVFSVLVIGFAADIGWWLGDRADTGEIKIRAVAAFVVGFWILDVANNMTQGPCRALLADLTGKDHRRTRVANAYFSLFMAIGNILGYAAGSFSGWFKIFPFTLTSACNVSCANLKAAFIIDVIFIVVTTCISLTAAQEQPLTSLNGSAQEGSHEREALLWELFGTFRYLPGTVWVILLVTALTWIGWFPFILFDTDWMGREIYGGEPNDGKNYDQGVRMGSLGLMLNSVVLGLTSVFMEKLCRRWGAGFTWGLSNVLMALTFVAMLIIGAIRSNMDLNGGPPPDGIVVAALLAFTFLGAPLAMTYSVPYALVSTRIEALGLGQGLSMGVLNMAIVIPQMVVSLGSGPWDQLFGGGNAPAIAVGAIAALTGGLIAILAIPRTRVEKPRIHL
- the LOC125202895 gene encoding lariat debranching enzyme isoform X2, which gives rise to MYMLLFYTCKKSKKPKLIFSFAAGTFRYYGGWAAPQIYFLGFAGVVKFGNVRIGGLSGIYKANHYYSGHYEKLPYNEQDIRSIYHVREYDVHKLVQVQEPIDIFLSHDWPCGITDHGNVKKLIRQKPFFEKEIAEGTLGSQAAADLMAKLRPSYWFSAHLHCKFPALVQHGDGGSITKFLALDKCLPGRNFLQIFEIESEPGPYELHYDEEWLAITKKFNPIFPRTRRRANFSDAKLNMEECRQFVKNKLQMRGSTPFEFVRTAPCHNPHQSVASNFPSGHCRNPQTEAFLELLGLQYCLDAYSESRELPQSSGSLLSKESFGSEDIPIDDIDDDDELNGSDDGET
- the LOC125202895 gene encoding lariat debranching enzyme isoform X1 codes for the protein MKIAVEGCMHGDLDNVYATLLHLQEVEKTKIDLLICCGDFQAVRNEKDLDSLNVPPKYRTMKTFWKYYSGEKVAPIPTIFIGGNHEASNYLWELYYGGWAAPQIYFLGFAGVVKFGNVRIGGLSGIYKANHYYSGHYEKLPYNEQDIRSIYHVREYDVHKLVQVQEPIDIFLSHDWPCGITDHGNVKKLIRQKPFFEKEIAEGTLGSQAAADLMAKLRPSYWFSAHLHCKFPALVQHGDGGSITKFLALDKCLPGRNFLQIFEIESEPGPYELHYDEEWLAITKKFNPIFPRTRRRANFSDAKLNMEECRQFVKNKLQMRGSTPFEFVRTAPCHNPHQSVASNFPSGHCRNPQTEAFLELLGLQYCLDAYSESRELPQSSGSLLSKESFGSEDIPIDDIDDDDELNGSDDGET